A stretch of DNA from Bacteroidales bacterium:
GAATCCCGTTCACATTATAGGTAACAATTTTTCTCATTTTTTCGAAATTTTTATGCTAAACTAATCATTTTATAAATGTTCCGTTTTAAAAATTAAATTTGCATAACAAATCAGGTTATTTTGGTGCTTTTTTTCAAAAAATCAAAAAGTGAAAAAACTGAACTGCTGCCGGATCAGGAACTGATTGAATTATACCGGAAAACCAACGATACGGTTTATATCGGTGAGTTATTCGACCGTTATGTTCATCTAGTGTATGGCATTGCATACAAATATTTTGAAAGGGAAGACGACCGCCGTGAAGCCGTGATGCAGGTTTTCGACAGGTTGTATGAAGCGCTGAAAGAGCATGAGATAACAAATTTCAAAGCCTGGCTTTACAGTGTTGCAAAAAATCATTGCCTGATGATATTGCGAAAGGATAATACCGTAACATTTAATGACCAGATTCAATTGAAAAATTTTCAGCAGGATTTTATGGATTTTGAAGGAGAAATGACTCTAAACCATATTAACGATGAAATATTAGATAAAAAACTACCGGAAGCCATAAAAAAATTAAGCGATGAACAAAGAATTTGTATTGAATTGTTTTATCTTCATGAGAAATCCTATCAGGAAGTTGTCGAAACAACAAATTTTTCATTAAACCAGGTTAAAAGTTATATACAAAACGGAAAAAGAAATTTAAAAATCATGCTCGAAAACAACAGATGAAAACTCTTGATAAACATAATGATATTTTTAACTCCTCTGGCTGTATCACTCAGGAAGCTTTTGTTAAGTACCTGAATAACGGACTGCCTGAACCGGAAAAATATCTTTTTGAGCAGCATCTTGCTGTATGCTTGTTGTGCAGCGAAGCTTTGGAGGGTTTTGAAAAAGCCCCGGATAAAACAGCTGTTTATAATGAAATCAGTGAAGCCATGCTTGAATTAAATAAGAAGTTGTTTTTGAAGCAAACATTAAATGTTAAAAAAAGCGGACTTAAGAGAACATTAATTGCAACATCAGCTATTGCAGCCAGTATTTTGCTAATTACCGGATTGTATTTTCTTTTTAACATACAGACCAAAGACATAAAGCAGGAAATGGCTATTGTTCAGGAAAAAGAAATGAGCAAAAGCCCGGCTTCAGAAAAATATAATGAAGAAATTTTATCTGATATTGCTTCTGAACAAAAAAACAGGCAGGAAACACAGGAATCATTAAAATACGAAACGTATCAAAGGTCTGTCACAAAGATACTAACTGATATTGATTATGATAATAACAATGATATAGAAAATTCCGGGGAGAAGGTTGAAGAGAAAAGTACAGGTATATATGCCGGGTTGTTGGATGACGGTGTGGTTTTTGGCGCTAATGATGTTGACAAGGTTCAGGTAGATACTTCAACAAATCTTGTTCCGGGCCAGGCAGTTGCAGTAGTTACCGAAGAGGAAATTGCAGGAGATGTTGCTATAGGAAAAGCATTGACCAAAAAGACAAGCCAGGAAAAAAGTATTGTATTGTCGAAAGCCGAAACATCAAAAAACGATGATGTAACGACTGATGAAACAGTTTCCCGCACAGAAGACCAGTCGGGAATAACTCCGGCATTATCTTTATATGATAATTACAGATATAAGGAAGCTATACCAAAGTTTAAAGAGGTGATAAGGGGAAATAAAATTGATTATCAGGCAATATATTTTCTTGGCATGTCATATTATTATGAAGGCAAGAAAGACTCGGCATTAATTTATTTTGACCAATTGCTTAAAAAGAAAATCCACACATACTACGAACAGGCATTATGGCAAAAAGCTATAATTCTTGAGGAAAAGAATGAAAAAGAACAGGCAAAGGAATTATTCAATGAAATTATTAAACGGGGAGGTTCATTAAAAATTGATGCCAAATTAAAGATGGATGAACTCAACAAAACCAAATAAAACCTATCCCGAATCAGCCATAAATAAAGTTTTTGCACTTGTTGATTGCAATAATTTTTATGCTTCCTGTGAGCGCGTTTTCAATCCGAAGCTTGAAAAAAAACCTGTTATTGTTTTATCCAATAATGATGGCTGTGTTATTGCGCGTTCTAACGAAGCCAAACTTCTGGGAATAAAAATGGGTGCACCTGCGTTTGAGTTTAAATCTCTTATAGAAAAAAACAAGGTGCATGTTTTTTCTTCAAATTTTGCTCTTTACGGTGATATCTCAAACCGGGTGATGAATATACTTTATGACATGGCTCCTGATGTGGAAATATATTCCGTGGATGAAGCTTTTCTTGACCTCTCAAGCCTGAAAAATGAAAATATTTCAGCATTTGCAAAAAAGATACGGATAACTATCAAACAATGGGCAGGAATTCCTGTTTCGGTGGGGGTTGCCCCAACAAAAACCCTGGCAAAAATTGCAAATCATCTTGCAAAAAAGAATTCCTCTTATGCAAACGTGATGAACTTCTGGGAACATGATGATACAGATAATTTGTTGAAACATATCCCTGTTACAGAAATATGGGGTGTAGGGCGGGCCTACGGGAAGTTCCTTCAGAATAAGGGCATAACGACCGTGTTTGATTTTAAACAGGCAGATGAACCATGGGTTCGCAAGCATATGGGTGTTACGGGGGCACGGACATGGATGGAACTACGGGGAGTTTCATGCCTTCCGCTTAATATGGTAATTCCCGACAAACAAAGTATTTGCACATCACGTTCTTTTGGAAAAACATTAGAAAATTATGAAGATATAGAACAGGCAACAGCTACCTTTGTTTCCCGTGCTGCCGAAAAATTAAGACAACAATATTCCTGTGCTCGTTCCGTAAATGTTTTTGTGATGACCAACCGTTTTTCAGACACGCCGAAATATGTGAATTCTATCATGGTTCAGCTGCCTGTGGCAAGCAACATTACTTCGGAACTGGTTCATTATTCATTAAAAGGGTTGAAAAAAATATTTTGTAAAGGTTATAAATACAAAAAATCCGGCATAATTCTCAGCGACCTGATACCTGAGAATCAATTGCAATATAGCTTGTGGGATGATACAAACCGCCGGAAAATGACAGAATTAATGAGAATAGTTGATAATATTAACAAAGAAGTAGGTCAGGACGCTGTGAAGCTAGCTGTACAAGGCACACGGCGCAAGTGGAAAATGCATCAGGAAAGATTATCTCCTCAATATACAAGCAGGTGGTCGGATATTTTAACAATAAAGATTTAAACAAAATATACCGTTTTAGTTATAAAACTTATTGTATATTTGCAAGGTATTGCAACCTTTAGGGTGATTTTTTCGTCTAAAAACCTGCAAATAAACATGAATACCAAATAAAAAAAATAAAAAATACGTTTTTTAGGAAGTAACTGATAATTATTCCCCATGAGAGTCAAAATAAAAAATTTTCTTGTTTTATTAATAATAAGCTTTTCTGTCACGCAAGTTTTTAGCCAGCCGGGATGCGTTGGGGTTACTATTACAACCAACGGTGGTAACGATATTACACTACCTTGTAATGAACCATGTATTACATTGGAAGCAACAACTGTACAAACCAGCGGGGCAACAACTACTTATGAAGTTACTTCAATTCCATATAATCCGCCTTATCCATATACAGGAGGAACGCTTATCCCCGTTTATTATGATGACGATTGGAGTCCTGTAATTAATATTCCGAATTTTCATTTTTGTTTTTTCAGTCAGCCTTATGATAATCTTATCATTGGCGATAATGGTGTAATTTCTTTTAATACTGCAGCTGCCGGAGGTTTCTGCCCTTGGACTATAGATTATGGAATCCCCTGTAACTATGGGTCCCCAATGCACATTTTCGGAGCCTTTCATGACACATATTTACCCGCCGGTGGAAACATGTATTGGTCAGTTGAAGGTACAACACCTTGTCGAGCCTTTGTTTTTAAATTCAATCAGGTTGCACATTATTCATGCAACAGTATTAAAACTACACAACAAATTGTGTTGTATGAAACAACAAATATGATTGATGTATATATTCAGTCAAAACCAGTATGTTGGGATTGGAATGACGGATATGCAGTAGTTGGTATTCAAGATCAGAGTCAGTCAATTGCTTATACTGCCCCAGGGCGGAATGCGACAGCATGGACAGCTACTAATGAAGCATGGCGTTTTACTCCTGTAGGGTCATCTTATGTTGAAACATACTGGTATGAAGGAACAAACCTGATAGGCACAGGAACAACCGTTAATGTGTGCCCCACAGGGACCACTACTTATACTGCAAGGGCAAATTATAATACTTGTTGGGGTGCGGTAATCCCTGTTGAAGACAATATAACTGTTACCATGGCAGGAGGCTCGGTTAGCCTCTCTCCAACAGATCCTACGATTTGCAACGGTGAGTCAATACAAATAACAGCATCAGGTTCTGATAGTTATGTGTGGGCTCCGGCTACAGGCTTAAATCAAACTACCGGTTCAACAGTTACCGCGTCACCAACCACGACTACTACATATACCGTTACAGGCTCAACACCATTATGTACTGCTTCAAATACGATTACAGTTACAGTAAACCCTTTACCTAATATTTTGATAAGTCCTCCGGGTGGCTATATTTGTATTGGAGATTCATTAACCATGACTGCTTCAGGGGCTGATACTTATGTTTGGTCGCCTGACAATAGCCTGACGACAACCTTCGGCCCCACAGTTACTGCATATCCACAAACACCGGTCACATACACTATTACAGGGACTGATACAAACCAGTGTGTCAATACAACTACTGCCACGGTTGTGGCTTCCAATGGACCTACCATTATGATAATGGCTTCCCCTGAAGATATTTGCCCGGGAGATACAAGTACTCTTACAGTATATAGTGCTGCACAAATTTATACCTGGCAACCTGGAATTTCATTGTCAAGTAGTACCGGGCCTATTGTAGAAGCTTTCCCATTAACAACTACAACTTATACCGTAACTGCCGACAATAACGGATGTACTTCAACAGAAACATATACATTGGAAGTTAAACCTTTACCTTTGGTTGATTTTACTGCTGATGTCAGAGAAGGTTGTGCTGGTTTTTTTGTTCATTTTACGGATTTAACGATTCCTGATGCCATTAGTTGGGCATGGAATTTTGGTGACATTATTCCTTACGGAAATACTTCTATATTACAAAACCCGGCTCATTATTATGCTGATGCCGGTTCATTCGGAGTAGGCCTTACAGCAACTTCTTCCAACGGTTGTAAAATGCGCATGTACTATCCTGATTTTATTACTGTTTATCCGAAACCTATTGCAAATTTTGCAGCTAACCCACAACCGGTTAATGAACTGGAACCTTTGGTATGGTTTGCCGACCAATCAATAGGAGCTACTATATGGAACTGGTATTTTGGTGATTATACAACTCTGGATAATAATTCCAATGCACAAAATTCCACACACGTATATTCAGATACAGGGACGTTCTATCCTGTTCTTATTGTTTTCAATAGTTATGGTTGCTCCGATACTATAATTGGAGAGGTTACTGTTGTTCCTAATATAACATTTTACGTCCCCAACGCTTTTACTCCAAATAATGATGCTAAAAATCAGGTTTTTAAACCTCAGGGAGAAGGTATTGATTTGTCATCATTTGAAATGCGGATTTACGACAGATGGGGCCGACAGGTTTTTCACACCAGAGACATGGAAAATGGCTGGGACGGAAAAACCAGCGGAAATGTGCAGGCCGAAGGAGTCTATTCGTGGATTATAAGTTATTATGATATCCGGTATAAGTTTCATATACATAAAGGCCACGTTACTTTGATATATTAAAAAACTTCTCTTTTCCTTTTAGTAATGTGCGGAAGATTTTCTTTTGCAGTTAACGAAAAAATTATTGAAGAACACTATGGGTTTTTACCACAGGAGTATAAACCAAGATATAACTGTGCCCCGGGGCAAACCCTTGCTGTGATTACAAATATAGGGAACCCTGCTTTCAATTATTATCGTTGGGGATTAATTCCTTTCTGGGCACAAAATGCATCTCTCGGACAAAAACTGATAAATGCCAAAGCAGAAACTCTCACTGAAAAACCTGCCTTCAAATATTCTTTTTCTTACCAACGCTGCCTGATTCCTGCTGACTCATTTTACGAATGGTCACAAGACAAAATGAAAACACCTTACAGAATTTTTATAAAAAACTTCCCTGTTTTTTCAATGGCAGGTATCTGGAGTGAGTGGAAAAATGAAAATAACATGATTTACTCTTTTGCTGTCATAACCACTGAAGCCAATGAATTCATTAAACCAATTCATAACAGAACGCCTTTAATTTTTGCAACTAAAGATGAGGAATTAAAATGGCTCTCAGGTGAAGTCCAGGATGCCTTGTTTCTACTTATTAATAACAGCCCAATACATTTGGAATCTTATCCTGTTTCAAAATTGATTAATGTTGCGGGAAATGATTCGGAAGCATTACATAAGCAAGTAAGTGAAGACGGAAAGCTTTTTTAAATAATACAAAAGGCTGTCTCGAAATTGAGATAGCCTTTTCACATAAAAAACAATTCCTTAAATTACTCTGTTTCGCAAGAAGACTCAACTCCATGCCTATTTGCATCTGCTTTAACCATGTCTTTATATTCTTTTATTTTTTTACTTGAGCCGCATTCCTGCGGGTAAGCAACGGTTTGAGTTTGTCCAAGGTATTCGTATTCATAACTACAGGTAACACATTTTTTGCATGATGCGAATACAAAAGCTATAAAAACTGTGGCAGAGATTAAAATTATTTTTTTCATGGATGGATGATTTTCTTTTTTTATGCAAATATAAATTATTTTTTTTATGCCTTTATAAAAATTTTAATATGACTGTAATAAGTTACATCCCCTTGTGTCGCTATGGTCAAATCTGCCTGAAATGGTAAAACTTCCGTTATGATGTACTACTCCTAAATCTCCGGTAGCAATAAATGAACATGTGTATATATTGGAAAGATCAATAATATTAACGCCACCGGTTTTTTCTGCCTGTAAAATAGTAAGGGGGTCATGTGCGTCTCGTATAAAAATTTTCATCCATGGAGGTGGCACAAAAATGCCTTCTCCTGATGAATATGCCTGAGATAATAGCTCACACATGCTATATTCAGAATGTGTTTTTTTGATGAAAAATTTATTTTTCAAACACTCATGGACTTCTTCCCGGGTCATTTCTTTTCTTTTTCCTTTCATGCCGCCGGTTTCAAGGATAATAACGTTTTCAAGTGGTAAAGAATATAATTCGGCAAAATCCATCAACGCGTATGTTATTCCAAACACTATTACAGTTTTTTTTCTTTTTTTGTTAAGTAGTTTTACCAGAGAGGGTATGTTATTTAGATAGAAGCCGCTTTCGGAGGTTTTTGTTTGTTTAATCAGAAAATCAAGCATAAATGACAGGGATGATTCGGGGAGGGAAATGTAATCGGGGCATAAAGCTGCAATAATATAATTTTCGGGGGAACCATAAAAATGATTGAAGCATTTCAGGATAGTTTGCTGATAAAGAGAAATTGAAAAAATCAAATGCCTGCTTCTGTTCCCCGTAGTTGTTCCACTGCTTAAAAATATATGTTCCGGCTTATCACGAACACTTGCAACAGATTGTGTTTTGTAAAATTCAATGGGCAAAAAAGGAATGTTTTGATATGAACTAATTTTATGAGTTTCAACTCCAAGAAGATTAACAAATTCATGATACACGCCATTATTAGCATATTGAAATTTAAAAACTTCAATAGCGGCATCATTGAAATCAGAATCAGAAAGGATATTGAATATTTTTAATTTTGCAGGGAGATTCGTCATTAAAAAATTTTTATTAATTTTATAATCAAATTAACAGAATACTTAATGAGATTATACTATTGTTTTGTTATTTTATTATTGCTTGCTGGATTGTTTTTCTTATCTGGTTGTATAAAAGAAGAAGAGTTCCCTCCCGAACCTTATATTGAATTTATCGGCCTGGCAAAAATACAAAACGCAAACAACATAGACGACAAAGGTATTTTAAA
This window harbors:
- a CDS encoding sigma-70 family RNA polymerase sigma factor, which produces MLFFKKSKSEKTELLPDQELIELYRKTNDTVYIGELFDRYVHLVYGIAYKYFEREDDRREAVMQVFDRLYEALKEHEITNFKAWLYSVAKNHCLMILRKDNTVTFNDQIQLKNFQQDFMDFEGEMTLNHINDEILDKKLPEAIKKLSDEQRICIELFYLHEKSYQEVVETTNFSLNQVKSYIQNGKRNLKIMLENNR
- a CDS encoding tetratricopeptide repeat protein; amino-acid sequence: MKTLDKHNDIFNSSGCITQEAFVKYLNNGLPEPEKYLFEQHLAVCLLCSEALEGFEKAPDKTAVYNEISEAMLELNKKLFLKQTLNVKKSGLKRTLIATSAIAASILLITGLYFLFNIQTKDIKQEMAIVQEKEMSKSPASEKYNEEILSDIASEQKNRQETQESLKYETYQRSVTKILTDIDYDNNNDIENSGEKVEEKSTGIYAGLLDDGVVFGANDVDKVQVDTSTNLVPGQAVAVVTEEEIAGDVAIGKALTKKTSQEKSIVLSKAETSKNDDVTTDETVSRTEDQSGITPALSLYDNYRYKEAIPKFKEVIRGNKIDYQAIYFLGMSYYYEGKKDSALIYFDQLLKKKIHTYYEQALWQKAIILEEKNEKEQAKELFNEIIKRGGSLKIDAKLKMDELNKTK
- a CDS encoding Y-family DNA polymerase is translated as MNSTKPNKTYPESAINKVFALVDCNNFYASCERVFNPKLEKKPVIVLSNNDGCVIARSNEAKLLGIKMGAPAFEFKSLIEKNKVHVFSSNFALYGDISNRVMNILYDMAPDVEIYSVDEAFLDLSSLKNENISAFAKKIRITIKQWAGIPVSVGVAPTKTLAKIANHLAKKNSSYANVMNFWEHDDTDNLLKHIPVTEIWGVGRAYGKFLQNKGITTVFDFKQADEPWVRKHMGVTGARTWMELRGVSCLPLNMVIPDKQSICTSRSFGKTLENYEDIEQATATFVSRAAEKLRQQYSCARSVNVFVMTNRFSDTPKYVNSIMVQLPVASNITSELVHYSLKGLKKIFCKGYKYKKSGIILSDLIPENQLQYSLWDDTNRRKMTELMRIVDNINKEVGQDAVKLAVQGTRRKWKMHQERLSPQYTSRWSDILTIKI
- a CDS encoding gliding motility-associated C-terminal domain-containing protein, whose translation is MRVKIKNFLVLLIISFSVTQVFSQPGCVGVTITTNGGNDITLPCNEPCITLEATTVQTSGATTTYEVTSIPYNPPYPYTGGTLIPVYYDDDWSPVINIPNFHFCFFSQPYDNLIIGDNGVISFNTAAAGGFCPWTIDYGIPCNYGSPMHIFGAFHDTYLPAGGNMYWSVEGTTPCRAFVFKFNQVAHYSCNSIKTTQQIVLYETTNMIDVYIQSKPVCWDWNDGYAVVGIQDQSQSIAYTAPGRNATAWTATNEAWRFTPVGSSYVETYWYEGTNLIGTGTTVNVCPTGTTTYTARANYNTCWGAVIPVEDNITVTMAGGSVSLSPTDPTICNGESIQITASGSDSYVWAPATGLNQTTGSTVTASPTTTTTYTVTGSTPLCTASNTITVTVNPLPNILISPPGGYICIGDSLTMTASGADTYVWSPDNSLTTTFGPTVTAYPQTPVTYTITGTDTNQCVNTTTATVVASNGPTIMIMASPEDICPGDTSTLTVYSAAQIYTWQPGISLSSSTGPIVEAFPLTTTTYTVTADNNGCTSTETYTLEVKPLPLVDFTADVREGCAGFFVHFTDLTIPDAISWAWNFGDIIPYGNTSILQNPAHYYADAGSFGVGLTATSSNGCKMRMYYPDFITVYPKPIANFAANPQPVNELEPLVWFADQSIGATIWNWYFGDYTTLDNNSNAQNSTHVYSDTGTFYPVLIVFNSYGCSDTIIGEVTVVPNITFYVPNAFTPNNDAKNQVFKPQGEGIDLSSFEMRIYDRWGRQVFHTRDMENGWDGKTSGNVQAEGVYSWIISYYDIRYKFHIHKGHVTLIY
- a CDS encoding SOS response-associated peptidase; translated protein: MCGRFSFAVNEKIIEEHYGFLPQEYKPRYNCAPGQTLAVITNIGNPAFNYYRWGLIPFWAQNASLGQKLINAKAETLTEKPAFKYSFSYQRCLIPADSFYEWSQDKMKTPYRIFIKNFPVFSMAGIWSEWKNENNMIYSFAVITTEANEFIKPIHNRTPLIFATKDEELKWLSGEVQDALFLLINNSPIHLESYPVSKLINVAGNDSEALHKQVSEDGKLF
- a CDS encoding acyltransferase; amino-acid sequence: MTNLPAKLKIFNILSDSDFNDAAIEVFKFQYANNGVYHEFVNLLGVETHKISSYQNIPFLPIEFYKTQSVASVRDKPEHIFLSSGTTTGNRSRHLIFSISLYQQTILKCFNHFYGSPENYIIAALCPDYISLPESSLSFMLDFLIKQTKTSESGFYLNNIPSLVKLLNKKRKKTVIVFGITYALMDFAELYSLPLENVIILETGGMKGKRKEMTREEVHECLKNKFFIKKTHSEYSMCELLSQAYSSGEGIFVPPPWMKIFIRDAHDPLTILQAEKTGGVNIIDLSNIYTCSFIATGDLGVVHHNGSFTISGRFDHSDTRGCNLLQSY